The following coding sequences are from one Acidobacteriota bacterium window:
- a CDS encoding amidohydrolase family protein, translating into MRSTKFLVLFAAFCVLSAANAFSQSIAITNARVVTVSGATIDRGTVVIRDGLIEAVGASAAVPADARVIDAAGHTVYPGFFDALTSLGLQARPAAPAGQPAAQQQAAQSNSRYPAGLRPEDAAADELRAGEAQFASARNAGFTTALSVGRTGVFNGQSAIINLAGDDVAGMVVKSPVGLHVSFSTIPGQYPGSLLGTISAIRQMFLDAKRHQELEKMYAANPRGMRRPDADASLEALIPVLDRQVPIIFNANREIEIIRAIDLAKEFNLRLIIAGGQEAGKVTDRLKAADAAVLLSLNFPKRTTASSPDADPESLEMLRFRAEVPKTAGKLAQAGVRFAFQSGGLTNLADFTANAAMSTQNGLSADAAVRAMTLSPAEIFGIADRTGSVEAGKIANITVVKGDVLSKERVVTHVFVDGKLFEPKAPPARPAGTPGTGNSAAAAGVFNVTIEVPGQPLTGSMTFVVQGQSLTGNLTTQLGSAPIRNGRVTGNRISFDATVAYGGANIDIQVVGTITGNRIEGSIDSPQGAVPFNGTRVP; encoded by the coding sequence ATGAGATCAACCAAATTCCTGGTCCTGTTTGCGGCGTTTTGCGTTCTTTCGGCTGCGAATGCATTTAGTCAATCGATCGCGATCACGAACGCCCGCGTTGTCACGGTTTCGGGTGCGACGATCGACCGCGGGACGGTCGTTATCCGCGACGGGCTGATAGAGGCGGTCGGGGCATCGGCGGCGGTTCCGGCGGATGCACGCGTGATCGACGCGGCGGGGCATACGGTCTATCCGGGATTCTTCGACGCCCTCACATCGCTCGGGCTTCAGGCACGGCCAGCGGCTCCGGCCGGTCAACCGGCGGCACAGCAACAGGCGGCACAATCGAACTCAAGATATCCGGCAGGCCTTAGGCCCGAAGATGCCGCTGCCGACGAACTGCGGGCGGGCGAGGCTCAGTTTGCGTCGGCCAGAAACGCAGGGTTCACAACCGCCCTTTCGGTCGGCCGAACCGGCGTCTTTAACGGGCAGTCGGCGATCATCAATCTGGCGGGCGATGACGTTGCGGGGATGGTAGTGAAATCTCCCGTTGGGCTTCATGTTTCGTTTTCGACCATTCCGGGTCAATATCCGGGTTCGCTGCTCGGCACGATCTCGGCGATCCGCCAGATGTTCCTCGACGCGAAACGGCATCAGGAATTGGAAAAGATGTATGCGGCCAACCCCCGGGGAATGCGGCGGCCGGATGCGGACGCTTCGCTTGAGGCATTGATCCCCGTGCTCGACCGGCAGGTTCCGATAATTTTCAACGCGAACCGAGAGATCGAGATCATCCGGGCGATCGACCTTGCAAAGGAGTTCAATCTGCGTCTGATCATCGCCGGCGGGCAGGAAGCCGGAAAGGTGACGGACCGCTTGAAGGCCGCTGACGCCGCGGTGCTCTTATCGCTTAACTTCCCGAAGCGGACGACCGCTTCATCGCCGGATGCCGATCCCGAAAGCCTCGAGATGCTTCGGTTTCGTGCCGAGGTTCCGAAAACGGCGGGGAAACTGGCACAGGCAGGTGTTCGTTTCGCCTTTCAATCGGGCGGGCTGACAAATCTCGCCGACTTCACGGCAAACGCGGCGATGTCCACACAAAACGGGCTTTCGGCGGACGCGGCCGTCCGGGCAATGACGCTCTCGCCAGCGGAGATATTCGGCATCGCAGACCGCACCGGATCGGTAGAGGCGGGCAAGATCGCGAACATTACTGTTGTGAAGGGAGACGTTCTTTCGAAGGAGCGGGTCGTGACGCATGTATTTGTGGACGGCAAGCTCTTTGAGCCAAAAGCACCGCCGGCTCGGCCTGCGGGCACTCCAGGGACGGGCAACTCTGCTGCGGCCGCTGGTGTTTTTAACGTGACGATCGAAGTACCGGGACAGCCGCTGACCGGCTCGATGACCTTCGTTGTTCAGGGACAATCGCTTACCGGTAACCTGACGACGCAGCTCGGCTCAGCACCGATCCGAAACGGACGCGTGACCGGCAATAGGATCTCTTTCGATGCAACGGTCGCCTACGGCGGTGCCAACATCGACATACAGGTGGTTGGAACGATAACCGGAAACCGGATCGAGGGTTCGATCGATTCGCCGCAAGGTGCGGTGCCTTTCAACGGAACTCGCGTCCCTTAA
- a CDS encoding MGMT family protein codes for MPESCSETAGGKDGKLAGYHLGIDRKQKLIKIENS; via the coding sequence GTGCCCGAGTCTTGCAGCGAAACGGCCGGCGGCAAAGACGGCAAACTCGCCGGCTACCACTTGGGCATCGACCGCAAACAGAAGCTAATAAAGATCGAGAATTCCTGA
- a CDS encoding DUF1036 domain-containing protein has translation MKKTKILYLLAIFCGQIYFAQNISAQGLETNPPVEIKNNSGETRKVCMHKPNAITLFAIGCVELKSGEQIYWNREGIFTPFKVKIYKVQKILDKYLYTRDLPADTGKIIIGKGERFGFSRFKNIATKYTLKVCNTRFPGGVYFVLGLETNYGFWTEGWWNVAEGKCINIPVSKRLREKHNIPYGTLPRTFYYARTYNGDKSLYWKGGEGDSELCINTSKAFSKLQFQQDGTSMRKPLPCDGDNEQLVKFRRVSDPRVKQEMYRLDF, from the coding sequence ATGAAAAAGACAAAGATACTTTACCTTTTGGCCATTTTTTGCGGTCAGATCTACTTCGCACAAAACATTTCCGCTCAGGGATTGGAAACGAATCCACCGGTTGAGATCAAAAACAATTCGGGCGAAACCCGAAAGGTCTGTATGCACAAACCGAATGCGATCACCCTGTTTGCGATCGGCTGTGTTGAACTGAAAAGTGGCGAGCAGATCTATTGGAACCGCGAGGGGATCTTTACGCCGTTCAAAGTGAAGATCTACAAAGTTCAGAAGATCCTTGATAAGTATCTCTACACACGCGACCTGCCCGCCGATACGGGGAAGATAATTATCGGAAAGGGTGAAAGATTCGGGTTCAGCCGGTTTAAGAATATTGCCACCAAATATACTTTGAAGGTGTGTAATACGAGGTTTCCCGGCGGCGTTTATTTCGTTCTTGGCTTAGAAACAAACTACGGATTTTGGACCGAAGGCTGGTGGAATGTCGCTGAAGGGAAATGTATCAACATTCCAGTCAGTAAGCGGCTTAGAGAAAAACACAATATTCCTTACGGCACGTTGCCGCGAACCTTCTACTACGCGAGGACCTATAACGGGGACAAGTCCCTTTATTGGAAAGGCGGCGAAGGCGATTCCGAACTTTGCATAAATACGAGTAAGGCGTTCAGCAAGCTGCAGTTTCAACAGGACGGCACCAGCATGCGAAAACCGCTGCCTTGCGACGGCGATAATGAACAACTCGTCAAATTCCGCCGTGTAAGCGATCCAAGAGTAAAGCAGGAAATGTACCGGCTCGATTTCTAG
- the ada gene encoding bifunctional DNA-binding transcriptional regulator/O6-methylguanine-DNA methyltransferase Ada, with product MESEVFWNAVKANDTRFDGVFFLGVRTTGIYCRPSCRARLPKRENIAFFPSWQAAESKGLRACLRCKPKEHTFADPKIEKILKACEILEGDAPCSLDELAAAVDLSPYHLQRSFKEVIGVSPKKYSEAMRMKRFKEGLREGSDVVTAMYDSGFGSASRLYEKASEILGMTPVAYKKGGQGVAINYTITDCELGRILVARTIKGLCNVAFGDDDAALEANLKSEYPKAELVEDAAVLKTFVDEILKHLAGKKRQLDLPLDIQATAFQMQVWELLRKIPYGETVSYSQIAELLGDRKKVRAVARACASNRVAVVIPCHRVVGKNGNLSGYRWGIERKEKLLKTEADA from the coding sequence ATGGAGAGCGAGGTTTTCTGGAATGCGGTAAAGGCGAACGACACGAGGTTTGACGGCGTGTTCTTCCTTGGTGTGAGAACCACCGGCATTTACTGCCGTCCGTCGTGCCGGGCTCGGCTGCCGAAGCGGGAGAACATTGCGTTTTTCCCGAGCTGGCAGGCAGCGGAGAGTAAGGGCCTGCGGGCGTGCCTTCGCTGCAAACCGAAAGAGCACACGTTCGCTGATCCGAAGATCGAGAAGATCTTGAAAGCGTGCGAAATACTCGAAGGCGATGCCCCTTGCTCGCTCGATGAGCTTGCCGCTGCGGTGGACCTGAGCCCGTATCACCTGCAGCGGAGCTTTAAGGAAGTCATCGGCGTTTCTCCTAAAAAATACTCTGAGGCAATGCGTATGAAAAGATTCAAAGAAGGGCTGCGAGAGGGCAGCGATGTTGTAACGGCGATGTACGATTCAGGTTTCGGCTCGGCAAGCCGGCTCTATGAAAAGGCGTCTGAAATCCTCGGCATGACGCCCGTGGCATATAAGAAAGGCGGGCAAGGCGTGGCGATCAATTACACGATAACCGATTGCGAGCTCGGGCGTATCTTGGTCGCAAGGACGATCAAGGGATTGTGCAACGTGGCGTTTGGCGATGACGACGCGGCACTCGAGGCAAACCTCAAGAGCGAATATCCGAAGGCGGAGCTTGTTGAGGACGCAGCGGTTCTGAAGACCTTTGTTGACGAGATACTCAAACACCTCGCCGGTAAAAAGAGGCAGCTCGATCTGCCGCTCGACATTCAGGCGACGGCGTTTCAGATGCAGGTCTGGGAGCTTCTCCGCAAGATACCGTACGGCGAGACCGTCAGCTACAGCCAGATCGCGGAACTGCTCGGCGATAGGAAAAAGGTACGGGCCGTCGCCCGGGCCTGTGCCAGCAATCGCGTCGCCGTCGTCATCCCCTGCCACCGCGTCGTCGGAAAAAACGGCAACCTCTCCGGCTACCGCTGGGGCATTGAACGAAAGGAAAAGCTGCTGAAAACCGAGGCGGATGCGTGA
- a CDS encoding thiol-disulfide oxidoreductase DCC family protein: MSAIILFDGVCNFCNSSINFVIERDSKGYFKFAPLQSEIGEELIAKHGIDTAETDSVILVEDGKAYTHSTAALKIARHLDGVWSWSHAFVVIPRAIRDVFYRLFAKNRYRLFGKRDACMMPTPEIRARFL, encoded by the coding sequence ATGAGTGCGATCATTCTTTTCGACGGCGTCTGCAATTTCTGTAATAGCTCGATAAATTTCGTTATTGAGCGAGACAGCAAGGGCTATTTCAAGTTTGCTCCGCTGCAATCGGAGATTGGCGAGGAACTGATCGCGAAGCACGGCATCGATACGGCCGAGACCGATTCTGTAATTCTGGTCGAGGACGGCAAGGCATATACGCACTCGACAGCAGCCTTGAAGATCGCTCGGCACTTGGACGGCGTTTGGTCATGGAGCCATGCGTTCGTTGTGATCCCGAGAGCGATCCGCGACGTCTTTTATCGTCTCTTTGCCAAGAACCGCTACCGGCTCTTTGGCAAACGCGACGCATGCATGATGCCAACGCCCGAAATACGGGCTAGATTCCTTTAA
- a CDS encoding DUF427 domain-containing protein: MKAIWNEAVLAESNETVVVEGNHYFPADAIKSDHFKPSETHTVCGWKGTASYYDVVVDGEVNKDAAWYYPEAKPDAKNIEGHVAFWKGVKITE, from the coding sequence ATGAAAGCTATTTGGAACGAGGCCGTATTGGCCGAAAGCAATGAAACGGTTGTGGTCGAGGGGAATCATTATTTCCCAGCAGACGCTATAAAAAGCGATCACTTCAAGCCAAGCGAGACGCATACCGTCTGCGGCTGGAAAGGCACGGCCAGCTACTATGACGTCGTCGTTGACGGCGAAGTGAACAAGGACGCCGCGTGGTATTACCCCGAGGCAAAGCCCGACGCGAAGAACATCGAAGGCCACGTCGCCTTCTGGAAGGGCGTAAAGATAACCGAATGA
- a CDS encoding endonuclease MutS2 produces the protein MSFSLDTLEYSSLLELISRNAQTPMGIDRFAELRPKTDRRELDRDLNAISETILLNEEKQVTWSFSGLEDPADAIAILKITNATLEPNLLLELARVCSQALFARSSVQPEREFVPVLWSMVEPIPPTLLGVLEKITKKLLPGGELDDSASPELARLRREINSQRSRLTKSLESVIRSSGDAIQDEIVTMRNDRFVIPVKSDFRGKVSGVAHGFSSSGATVFVEPLEAIEANNELQNLKGKEEREIARILFDMTESLRENLPAIETAVNAVAELDFVKAKVEFARVYKAVVPAISDDGTLELTEARHPLLEENLRRESEPAASAAGQFGDKKNWPPTNVGGSDIVPSSFTLTSDRSVMIISGANAGGKTVVLKTAGLLSLMAISGLPVPAKQARVPFYRSVLADIGDHQSLSANLSTFSSHMSNIASMIGECRPPSLVLLDEAGTGTDPEEGSALGVAIVDHFRQKGAQVMASTHYRGLKIYAANDPSVINASVEFDEKTLQPTYKLLIGLAGASSGIEIARRFGIRQDVIDAARANLDVSAQDAENYLLKLQTETRQAEDLRIALEEEREATAMKYAGLEIEASKKEKARQKEFERSLAETIDNFDRQSKAFIASTEDKALKNKLEKERSARKAELNRAVIAKVGLTKSEPGGNRPVAKGL, from the coding sequence ATGAGTTTCTCGCTCGACACGCTCGAGTATTCCAGTTTGCTGGAGCTGATCAGCCGCAATGCCCAAACTCCGATGGGCATCGACCGGTTCGCCGAGTTGCGTCCAAAGACCGACCGCCGGGAGCTCGACCGCGATCTTAATGCCATCTCGGAAACGATCTTGCTCAATGAAGAAAAGCAGGTCACCTGGTCTTTCAGCGGGCTCGAAGACCCGGCCGATGCGATCGCCATCTTGAAGATAACCAACGCGACCCTTGAGCCGAATCTCCTGCTTGAACTCGCACGCGTTTGCAGCCAGGCCCTCTTCGCTCGCTCGTCCGTCCAGCCCGAACGCGAGTTCGTCCCGGTGCTCTGGTCAATGGTCGAGCCGATCCCACCGACGCTCCTCGGTGTGCTCGAAAAGATCACCAAGAAGCTTCTGCCCGGTGGTGAACTCGATGACTCCGCCTCGCCCGAACTCGCAAGGCTCCGACGCGAGATAAACAGCCAGCGTTCTCGCCTGACCAAGTCGCTCGAATCCGTAATACGAAGCTCCGGCGATGCCATCCAGGACGAGATAGTGACGATGCGGAACGACCGGTTCGTCATTCCCGTCAAGTCAGATTTCCGCGGAAAGGTGAGCGGCGTTGCCCACGGCTTCTCGTCGAGCGGAGCTACCGTTTTTGTCGAACCGCTCGAAGCCATCGAGGCCAACAACGAACTGCAGAACCTCAAGGGCAAAGAGGAGCGAGAGATCGCCCGCATTCTCTTCGACATGACCGAATCGCTGCGGGAGAATCTGCCGGCGATCGAGACTGCCGTCAATGCCGTTGCCGAGCTCGATTTTGTAAAGGCAAAGGTCGAGTTCGCACGCGTTTACAAAGCGGTCGTCCCCGCAATTTCCGATGATGGCACGCTCGAACTCACCGAAGCCCGGCATCCGCTTCTTGAAGAGAATCTACGGCGTGAGTCGGAACCCGCTGCGTCAGCGGCGGGCCAGTTCGGTGACAAAAAAAACTGGCCGCCCACTAACGTAGGCGGTTCTGACATCGTCCCTTCAAGCTTCACTTTAACGAGCGACCGTTCCGTGATGATCATCTCCGGTGCCAATGCCGGTGGCAAGACGGTCGTGCTTAAGACCGCCGGGCTGCTTTCGCTAATGGCGATCTCCGGCCTGCCCGTGCCTGCGAAGCAAGCCCGAGTTCCATTTTATCGCTCCGTGCTGGCAGACATCGGCGACCATCAGTCGCTCTCGGCGAACCTCTCGACGTTCTCTTCGCATATGTCGAATATCGCCTCGATGATCGGTGAATGCAGGCCGCCTTCCTTGGTCTTGCTTGATGAAGCAGGGACCGGCACCGACCCCGAAGAAGGCTCGGCACTCGGCGTTGCCATCGTCGATCACTTCCGCCAGAAGGGTGCTCAGGTGATGGCCTCGACGCATTATCGCGGGCTTAAGATCTATGCCGCTAATGACCCGAGCGTCATCAACGCCTCGGTCGAGTTCGATGAAAAGACACTGCAGCCGACCTATAAGCTGCTGATAGGACTCGCCGGTGCTTCGTCGGGGATTGAGATCGCACGGCGTTTCGGCATTCGGCAGGATGTGATAGATGCCGCCAGAGCGAACCTCGATGTCTCCGCCCAGGACGCCGAGAACTACCTGCTCAAGCTCCAGACCGAGACCCGGCAGGCCGAGGACCTTCGCATCGCCCTCGAAGAAGAGCGAGAGGCGACCGCGATGAAATACGCCGGACTTGAGATCGAAGCCTCAAAGAAGGAGAAGGCTCGACAAAAGGAGTTCGAACGCTCGCTCGCCGAGACCATCGACAACTTCGACCGCCAGTCGAAAGCCTTCATCGCATCTACAGAGGACAAAGCCCTCAAGAACAAGCTCGAAAAGGAACGCTCCGCCCGCAAAGCCGAGCTCAACCGGGCAGTCATTGCAAAGGTCGGCCTCACTAAGTCAGAACCGGGCGGAAACCGACCTGTAGCCAAGGGTCTCTGA
- a CDS encoding Smr/MutS family protein yields MALRRSSRRKTGASLSVGSRVLTSFGTVGTIEKLDKDTAEVLVGSIRMREKLTNLQGVRSEPGAIATGSRSTSADRSFSKPIDAPDAAAELNLIGQTTAEAEYELDRFIDEAYIGSLPRVRIIHGFGTGALKNYVHHFLKNHELVERFTFAPPDQGGHGATIAELKI; encoded by the coding sequence TTGGCCTTACGAAGGAGTTCCCGGCGGAAAACGGGTGCGAGTCTCTCGGTCGGTTCTCGCGTCCTAACCTCCTTCGGCACCGTCGGTACTATCGAAAAGCTCGATAAAGACACCGCCGAGGTGCTCGTCGGCAGCATCCGCATGCGTGAAAAGCTCACCAATCTTCAGGGAGTAAGGTCAGAACCCGGAGCGATAGCGACCGGGTCCCGCAGCACTTCGGCGGACAGGTCGTTCAGCAAACCCATCGACGCTCCCGACGCCGCCGCCGAGCTCAACCTCATCGGCCAGACCACCGCCGAGGCCGAATACGAACTCGACCGCTTCATCGACGAAGCCTACATCGGCTCGCTCCCCCGCGTCCGCATCATCCACGGCTTCGGCACCGGTGCCCTCAAAAACTACGTCCACCACTTCCTCAAGAATCACGAACTAGTCGAACGCTTCACCTTCGCCCCCCCAGATCAAGGCGGCCACGGAGCCACCATCGCCGAGTTGAAGATATGA